In Pseudodesulfovibrio hydrargyri, a single window of DNA contains:
- a CDS encoding VCBS domain-containing protein: MADTNINQLHVSLPGAGNIQTYHLDADTPVKFDFDLANAVFTGENGNLEITVEGGGTVVLENYEPLADTGGLPLFEMLNGEQVAGDVYLFAFEGADQNADLETAAAGTTGSSGAGQYNDDAGTLSAGINALGGQDDAYGTHAFPTIGGVLGRFAPIANDDFASIDEQGDADFSVGRHVIFVDSLEDYQEAVALHAGGEGSALSEFFPLSTGGGFYIDYPNPPQTDETIQGNVIDNDVDPDGPQSQLSMYTVDYDGVNHDGVDPAAVQITSDDIVIVGKYGVLVVDPDGHWEYTLNQEWADALNEGESYDEIFHYNITDSDGLVSNTATLTITVNGANDMPVAHDDLNVQAVEGGDSTDYGLHASVHDADLNGGAGGDVAVHDSDHHDYTQDGSVVVHGNVLSGDDAGSVADGDVDSGDSPDGQTMFVVGVYSHATETMDYVLPDEQNGDFTPTAEQAYDQAHMDPSASVTVNGEFGVLTIHADGSYDYRLYTPKDGDAYNALNALNYGSEDNVDAFSYGIMDDSGAFSYANISFTVNGANDAPVANADQNNVAEFGIRFEGDADYSAVVSGNVVTGDAHGGVADTDVDDTRMFVSTISSQTDHNGTLYTDDNMDPDGSVTIDGEYGTLTIHADGSYDYALHNEWDNVQALQEGEVKSDVFTYTLTNPYADGVYSEPATLTINVTGSNDAPVAMADTNALTESVDLDPAASVSGNVLAGDAHGGVADTDVDNEVDDFTITSVTGHGGTDSDATGGFDIVGQYGTLHMNADGSYTYTENPAATGFLNNDSEPVSDVFTYTMTDNADGHPGTASATLTITINGANDAPTAMADTNSLTESVDGADAASVSGNVLAGDAHGGVADTDVDNEVSDFTVTGVAGHGGTDNDASGGFDIVGRYGTLHMNADGSYTYTENPNATDHLNSDSDPVTDVFTYTMSDNQSGDAKESSATLTITINGTNDAPTASDDYNLAKEAGFYTDGFDASGNVIHGMDLPILGNIGGDSDVDNTDLTVTHVSSVGNAGSEADVSGTTAVTGLYGTLYIEADGSYHYEVDNDVAIVNELNVLDHPTDSFTYTVSDGMGGTDTATLHIEVWGSDDAPTAVDDVNTGSVVEAGADEAGNQFAHGFVLANDSDVDSSVIFVTKAGAGAEGSETGGQAGSHLFGWASIEGQYGTLYFKPSGEYRYELNNNDPDTQALAEGQVVHDEFNYTVSDLLGATDTATLSIEVTGSNDAATITGDSTGAVTEDVNVTSGGLLTDSGQLFASDADNPDNLFQADTITDSQGGTFHINADGTWSYEIDNGSVQHLGEVDGVNSGFSNDFTVRSADGTEHTVTVTVGGENDAPLGADFSVHGNAYGEPVHIDFDQAPITDVEDDHDTGDDLDTGVVITGLPDHGTLYYDGHEVTQDDVDNSTRFDDLDNFTYKGDAPAGQGVLIGSRLAEDAGLDTWGERVNGSTRQLSVDTDGDGSADVTVTTHISSGNLKVYSDQQSHIDHGLANSSNNGLDAGETLTMTFEGRDVSYADIGFGGLGSYFDHGGQQNGQATWAVYDGDQLIASGTVDNSVMTWTNAVTGQSGTIGGGDGDTFQSLVLDQTILGGEHFDRIVFGTTEDGPRDWNANWELQYVDVEFAGNDTITYRPIDSEGQVSDSDYTVTVDVLPGQANEDPTAVNDAASVHEPNTDGLDHSVSANVLSNDVDADNTPGEMSVTKVTFGDTTVDFANHQITGSHAEWGSDGTAVIHGEHGDLVIGADGDYTYTATDDTLAPGDAPTETFTYTMTDGDTVDNDPAAQTANLVITVNGLNDAPDAVDDGVPGLTGATHDVALNIANGFTADGITIVEDQTTDHTVIHDTFGLGVKTGPGDNSAIDTTQGAEKVTFQFDDPQAHATITLADFNNTDHDDDAIITLLNADGEVVGTYNVGVDQTDPTIDLTGSEPFVYVVVEPAGSSEDGFYVQSISGQVTDYSSTDGAIVVAEDSSISIDVLANDTDPDLPNDHLSITGLGDPAHGTVALVNGEVVYTPNADYNGPDSFTYTITDDHGATDTATVYLNVTPVNDAPVAANDTVTVLEDHTASGNVIQGAGSEHLGQDTDADGDTLTVTGFTVQGDATPHAAGETAHIDGVGDLVINADGSYTFTPAADYDGDVPTATYTVTDGNGGYASANLAIDITPDNDAPTIDLSAGTVTFVSEDAGNNNMVGIYELDGDGHPTNPQIILVDSNSGTDGQLLATFGDGQELHYFLIPNTNVGNGVPTFVPNGSGGWDISFDGGATSHEVRFDDAGINNNPEDTFRIETDANGRVIHVDDQMLTGDPRDVDDDDDFNDLVIRENDHAGTGFENTFVEDGGPVHITGEVNISDADSTHMSQAVITLTNAHDMDSLNIDTSALPGGITATIDGNRIILSGDAPISDYESAIERITFSNGSDDPDASDRLIDVQVWDDASDPTGAPSNVATSVIHVVPVDDNTPPVAVDDTGSGSGTITGDGGVIGTVEGSDAFHLVAQEFDAQSGKWVQATLEHWGNGNGSHYGVESASGGNGKSGDDKFIENDGNAERLLIQFDDPQESVSLKFTGDGNGQESLQAWDPDGNPITDLTISESGDVVTVTSSTAVIGTVVVMADPDDPNASVALKEVHGSDPVDHLSGTYEAAVITGNVLANDHDAQDTDYTDGPGFPAGSTELTVTGAAAGDLDDLTQAQYDQHLADGDFNGDSGTFSLGDDGVGATVHGQYGDLLIAEDGSYTYTTHDGLPAGDYTESFTYQVSDTDGAVDYGVIEVNATINTLVAHADLGHGAMVTDTLEPAYQWQSGWGHDINFANQTDGNPNEWQTLAHDMGLKVSATIDGFPAWVGEVEGLGIGVNTPLVPDSHEIENGPLYREALTLEFGDEGKSLPEQLYLMLNNVETGEDVIFTITDSNDHTFTVHVGAGGNNATYTDGTGTVVLTKANNNQYYITGSHGDLDGSGELLIKSVTIGGAWHTRFSLNYINATTGGEWVRNGTTGELTLPSVTGSLFANVYSSDDAAMTAAIVGSGVGTWGTLEIAANGEWTYTPNENAHSITTSGLTEPTVEQFTYQVTDSHGLTDTATLYVPVHVNASTFSGSDGADQFTGTDGSDLIYGHGGNDVINGHAGNDFLYGGAGDDTIDGGAGHDFISGGDGNDVLHGGDGNDYLFGGNGNDVLWGGAGNDVIHAGAGDDTVFVSSGHDTVTLGAGADTIMVDPGYLTAGHGGGDMTVTDFNIGEGDQLDLSGLSGGLVDVTSAGDSGDLVVTIGNVNPAGDDITITLQGVLPPSHDAVDHQVDLSATGEDLNTVIQHIINSGGHSS, encoded by the coding sequence TGGCCCTCCACGCCGGCGGCGAAGGTTCCGCGCTGAGCGAATTCTTCCCCCTGTCCACGGGCGGCGGGTTCTACATCGATTACCCCAATCCCCCGCAGACGGACGAGACCATCCAAGGCAACGTCATCGACAACGACGTCGACCCGGACGGCCCCCAGAGCCAGTTGTCCATGTACACCGTGGATTATGACGGCGTGAACCATGACGGCGTGGACCCGGCCGCAGTGCAGATCACGTCCGACGACATCGTGATCGTGGGCAAGTACGGCGTGCTGGTCGTGGATCCCGACGGCCACTGGGAATACACCCTGAACCAGGAATGGGCCGACGCGCTCAACGAGGGCGAATCCTACGACGAGATCTTTCATTACAACATCACCGATTCCGACGGGCTCGTCTCCAACACCGCCACCCTGACCATCACGGTCAACGGCGCCAACGACATGCCCGTGGCCCACGACGACCTGAACGTACAGGCCGTGGAGGGCGGCGACTCCACCGACTACGGCCTGCACGCCAGCGTGCACGACGCCGACCTTAATGGCGGCGCGGGCGGCGACGTGGCCGTGCACGACAGCGACCATCACGACTACACCCAGGACGGCTCCGTCGTGGTCCACGGCAACGTCCTGTCCGGTGACGACGCGGGCTCCGTGGCCGACGGCGACGTGGACAGCGGCGACTCCCCGGACGGCCAGACCATGTTCGTGGTCGGCGTCTACTCCCACGCCACCGAAACCATGGACTATGTCCTGCCCGACGAGCAGAACGGCGACTTCACGCCCACGGCCGAGCAGGCCTATGACCAGGCCCATATGGACCCGAGCGCTTCGGTCACGGTCAACGGCGAGTTCGGCGTGCTGACCATCCACGCGGACGGCTCCTACGACTACCGGCTCTACACGCCCAAGGACGGCGACGCCTACAACGCCCTCAACGCCCTCAACTACGGCAGCGAGGACAACGTGGACGCCTTCTCCTACGGAATCATGGACGACTCCGGGGCCTTCAGCTACGCCAACATCTCCTTCACGGTGAACGGCGCCAACGACGCGCCCGTGGCCAATGCCGACCAGAACAACGTGGCCGAATTCGGCATCAGATTCGAGGGCGACGCCGACTACTCGGCCGTGGTCTCCGGCAACGTCGTCACCGGCGACGCGCACGGCGGCGTGGCCGACACCGACGTGGACGACACGCGGATGTTCGTGTCCACGATCTCTTCCCAGACCGACCACAACGGCACCCTGTACACCGACGACAACATGGACCCGGACGGCTCCGTGACCATCGACGGCGAATACGGCACCCTGACCATCCATGCCGACGGCAGCTACGACTACGCGCTGCACAACGAGTGGGACAACGTCCAGGCCCTGCAGGAAGGCGAAGTGAAGAGCGACGTCTTCACCTACACCCTGACCAACCCCTACGCCGACGGCGTGTACAGCGAACCCGCCACCCTGACCATCAACGTGACGGGCTCCAACGACGCCCCGGTGGCCATGGCCGACACCAACGCACTGACCGAATCCGTGGACCTCGACCCCGCCGCCAGCGTGAGCGGCAACGTGCTGGCGGGCGACGCGCACGGCGGCGTGGCCGACACCGACGTGGACAACGAGGTCGACGACTTCACCATCACCTCGGTCACCGGCCACGGCGGGACCGACTCCGACGCAACCGGCGGATTCGACATCGTCGGCCAATACGGCACCCTGCACATGAACGCCGACGGGTCCTACACCTACACCGAGAACCCGGCCGCCACCGGCTTTCTGAACAACGACAGCGAGCCGGTCAGCGACGTTTTCACCTACACCATGACCGACAACGCGGACGGCCATCCCGGCACCGCTTCCGCCACCCTGACCATCACCATCAACGGGGCCAACGACGCCCCCACGGCCATGGCCGACACCAATTCCCTGACCGAATCCGTGGACGGCGCGGACGCCGCCAGCGTGAGCGGCAACGTGCTGGCGGGCGACGCGCACGGCGGCGTGGCCGACACCGACGTGGACAACGAGGTCTCCGACTTCACGGTCACCGGAGTGGCCGGCCACGGCGGGACCGACAACGACGCTTCCGGCGGATTCGACATCGTCGGCCGCTACGGCACCCTGCACATGAACGCCGACGGGTCCTACACCTATACCGAGAACCCGAACGCGACCGATCACCTGAACAGCGACAGCGACCCGGTCACCGACGTCTTCACCTACACCATGTCCGACAACCAGAGCGGCGACGCCAAGGAAAGCTCCGCCACCCTGACCATCACCATCAACGGGACCAACGACGCCCCCACGGCCTCCGACGACTACAACCTGGCCAAGGAAGCGGGCTTCTACACCGACGGCTTCGACGCCTCCGGCAACGTCATCCACGGCATGGACCTGCCCATTCTTGGCAACATCGGCGGCGATTCCGACGTGGACAACACCGACCTGACCGTGACCCACGTCTCCTCGGTCGGCAACGCGGGCAGCGAGGCCGACGTCAGCGGGACCACGGCCGTCACCGGCCTGTACGGCACCCTGTACATCGAGGCCGACGGCTCCTACCACTACGAGGTCGACAACGATGTCGCGATCGTCAATGAACTGAACGTGCTCGACCATCCCACGGACAGCTTCACCTACACCGTGTCCGACGGCATGGGCGGCACCGACACCGCGACCCTGCACATCGAAGTCTGGGGTTCCGACGACGCGCCCACGGCCGTGGACGACGTCAACACCGGCTCGGTGGTCGAGGCGGGCGCGGACGAGGCGGGCAACCAGTTCGCCCACGGATTCGTCCTGGCCAACGACAGCGACGTGGACAGTTCCGTCATCTTCGTGACCAAGGCCGGCGCCGGAGCCGAAGGCTCGGAAACCGGCGGCCAGGCGGGCTCGCACCTCTTCGGCTGGGCCTCGATCGAAGGCCAGTACGGCACCCTGTACTTCAAGCCCTCGGGCGAATACCGGTACGAGCTGAACAACAACGACCCCGACACCCAGGCCCTGGCCGAGGGCCAGGTGGTCCACGACGAGTTCAACTACACCGTCAGCGACCTCCTCGGCGCGACCGACACGGCCACCCTGTCCATCGAGGTCACCGGCTCCAACGACGCGGCCACGATCACCGGCGACTCCACCGGGGCCGTGACCGAGGACGTGAACGTCACCTCCGGAGGCCTCTTGACCGATTCCGGCCAACTGTTCGCCTCGGACGCGGACAACCCGGACAACCTGTTCCAGGCCGACACCATCACCGATTCCCAGGGCGGCACCTTCCACATCAACGCGGACGGCACCTGGAGCTATGAAATCGACAACGGCTCGGTCCAGCACCTGGGCGAAGTGGACGGCGTGAACAGCGGCTTCTCCAACGATTTCACCGTGCGCTCCGCCGACGGCACCGAGCACACCGTGACCGTGACCGTGGGCGGCGAGAACGACGCCCCGCTGGGCGCGGACTTCTCGGTCCACGGCAACGCCTACGGCGAGCCCGTGCACATCGACTTCGACCAGGCGCCCATCACCGACGTGGAGGACGACCACGACACGGGCGACGACCTGGACACCGGCGTGGTCATCACCGGCCTGCCGGACCACGGCACGCTCTACTACGACGGTCATGAAGTGACCCAGGACGACGTCGACAACTCCACCCGTTTCGACGACCTGGACAACTTCACCTACAAGGGCGACGCGCCCGCGGGCCAGGGCGTGCTCATCGGCTCCCGCCTGGCCGAGGACGCCGGGCTGGACACCTGGGGCGAGCGCGTGAACGGCTCCACCCGCCAGCTGTCGGTGGATACCGATGGCGACGGCTCCGCCGACGTTACCGTCACCACCCATATCAGCTCCGGCAACCTCAAGGTCTACTCGGACCAGCAGAGCCACATCGACCACGGGCTGGCCAACTCGAGCAACAACGGGCTGGATGCGGGCGAGACCCTGACCATGACCTTCGAGGGCAGGGACGTGTCCTACGCCGACATCGGCTTCGGCGGCCTGGGCAGCTACTTCGACCACGGCGGTCAGCAGAACGGCCAGGCCACCTGGGCCGTGTACGACGGCGATCAGCTGATCGCCTCGGGCACGGTCGACAACTCGGTCATGACCTGGACCAACGCGGTCACCGGCCAGTCCGGGACCATCGGCGGCGGCGACGGCGACACCTTCCAATCCCTGGTCCTCGACCAGACCATCCTGGGCGGCGAGCACTTCGACAGGATCGTCTTCGGCACCACCGAAGACGGCCCGCGCGACTGGAACGCCAACTGGGAGCTCCAATACGTGGACGTGGAGTTCGCCGGAAACGACACCATCACCTACCGGCCCATCGACAGCGAGGGGCAGGTCAGCGACAGCGACTACACCGTGACCGTGGACGTGCTTCCCGGCCAGGCCAACGAGGACCCGACCGCCGTGAACGACGCGGCCTCGGTCCACGAGCCCAACACCGACGGCCTGGACCACTCGGTCTCGGCCAATGTCCTGTCCAACGACGTGGACGCGGACAACACGCCCGGCGAGATGTCCGTGACCAAGGTGACCTTCGGCGACACCACCGTGGACTTCGCGAACCACCAGATCACCGGCAGCCATGCCGAGTGGGGCTCGGACGGCACCGCGGTCATCCACGGCGAGCACGGCGACCTGGTCATCGGCGCGGACGGCGACTACACCTACACCGCCACGGACGACACCCTGGCTCCAGGCGACGCGCCCACCGAGACCTTCACCTACACCATGACCGACGGCGACACCGTGGACAACGATCCGGCGGCGCAGACCGCCAACCTGGTCATCACGGTGAACGGCCTGAACGACGCGCCCGACGCGGTGGACGACGGCGTGCCCGGCCTGACCGGCGCGACCCACGACGTGGCCTTGAACATCGCCAACGGGTTCACGGCCGACGGCATCACCATCGTCGAGGACCAGACCACGGACCACACGGTCATCCATGACACCTTCGGCCTGGGCGTGAAGACCGGCCCCGGCGACAACTCGGCCATCGACACAACCCAGGGCGCGGAAAAGGTCACCTTCCAGTTCGACGACCCGCAGGCCCATGCGACCATCACCCTGGCCGACTTCAACAACACGGACCATGACGACGACGCGATCATCACCCTGCTGAACGCGGACGGCGAGGTGGTCGGGACCTACAACGTGGGCGTGGACCAGACCGACCCGACCATCGACCTGACCGGCTCCGAGCCGTTCGTGTACGTGGTCGTGGAACCGGCCGGCAGCTCCGAGGACGGCTTCTACGTCCAGTCCATCTCCGGCCAGGTGACCGACTACTCGTCCACGGACGGGGCCATCGTGGTGGCCGAGGACTCCTCGATCTCCATCGACGTCCTGGCCAACGACACCGATCCGGACCTGCCCAACGACCACCTGTCCATCACCGGCCTGGGCGACCCGGCGCACGGAACCGTCGCGCTGGTGAACGGCGAGGTCGTCTACACCCCGAACGCCGATTACAACGGCCCGGACTCCTTCACCTACACCATCACCGACGACCATGGCGCCACGGACACGGCCACGGTCTACCTGAACGTGACCCCGGTGAACGACGCGCCGGTCGCGGCGAACGACACCGTCACCGTGCTTGAGGACCACACCGCCAGCGGCAACGTCATCCAGGGCGCGGGTTCCGAACACCTCGGCCAGGATACCGACGCGGACGGCGACACGCTGACCGTGACCGGTTTCACGGTCCAGGGCGACGCCACCCCCCATGCGGCGGGCGAGACCGCGCACATCGACGGCGTGGGCGACCTGGTCATCAACGCCGACGGCTCCTACACCTTCACCCCGGCGGCCGACTACGACGGCGACGTGCCCACGGCCACCTACACCGTGACCGACGGCAACGGCGGCTACGCCTCGGCGAACCTGGCCATCGACATCACCCCGGACAACGACGCCCCGACCATCGACCTGTCCGCGGGCACGGTCACCTTCGTGAGCGAGGACGCGGGCAACAACAACATGGTCGGCATCTACGAACTGGACGGTGACGGCCACCCGACCAACCCGCAGATCATCCTGGTCGATTCGAACAGCGGCACCGACGGCCAGCTCCTGGCCACCTTCGGCGACGGCCAGGAACTGCACTACTTCCTGATCCCGAACACCAACGTCGGCAACGGCGTCCCGACCTTTGTCCCGAACGGCTCCGGCGGGTGGGACATCTCCTTTGACGGCGGGGCCACCTCCCACGAGGTCCGGTTCGACGACGCGGGCATCAACAACAACCCGGAAGACACCTTCCGGATCGAGACCGACGCCAACGGCCGGGTCATTCATGTGGATGACCAGATGCTGACCGGCGACCCGCGGGATGTGGACGATGACGACGACTTCAACGACCTCGTCATCCGGGAAAACGACCATGCGGGCACCGGATTCGAGAACACCTTTGTCGAAGACGGCGGCCCGGTGCACATCACCGGCGAGGTGAACATCTCGGACGCGGACTCCACGCACATGTCCCAGGCGGTCATCACCCTGACCAACGCCCACGACATGGATTCCCTGAACATCGACACCAGCGCCCTGCCCGGCGGCATCACCGCCACGATCGACGGCAACCGGATCATCCTGTCCGGCGACGCGCCGATCTCGGACTACGAGTCCGCCATCGAGCGGATCACCTTCTCCAACGGCTCGGACGACCCGGACGCCAGCGACCGGCTGATCGACGTCCAGGTCTGGGACGACGCATCCGACCCGACGGGCGCGCCGAGCAACGTGGCCACTTCCGTGATCCACGTGGTCCCGGTGGACGACAACACCCCGCCCGTGGCCGTGGACGACACCGGCTCGGGCTCGGGGACCATCACCGGCGACGGCGGCGTGATCGGCACCGTGGAAGGCTCCGACGCGTTCCACCTGGTGGCCCAGGAGTTCGACGCCCAGTCCGGCAAGTGGGTCCAGGCCACCCTGGAACACTGGGGCAACGGCAACGGCAGCCATTACGGCGTCGAATCCGCCTCCGGCGGTAACGGCAAGAGCGGCGACGACAAGTTCATCGAGAACGACGGCAATGCCGAGCGGCTGCTCATCCAGTTCGACGACCCGCAGGAGTCTGTCAGCCTCAAGTTCACCGGCGACGGCAACGGCCAGGAATCCCTCCAGGCCTGGGACCCCGACGGCAACCCGATCACAGACCTGACCATCAGCGAGTCCGGGGACGTGGTCACAGTGACCAGCTCCACCGCCGTCATCGGCACCGTGGTGGTCATGGCCGATCCCGACGACCCGAACGCCTCGGTGGCTCTCAAGGAAGTCCACGGCTCCGATCCGGTGGACCACCTGTCCGGCACCTATGAAGCGGCCGTGATCACCGGCAACGTGCTGGCCAACGACCACGACGCCCAGGATACCGACTACACCGACGGCCCGGGCTTCCCGGCCGGTTCCACGGAACTCACCGTCACCGGCGCGGCCGCGGGCGACCTGGACGACCTGACCCAGGCCCAATACGACCAGCACCTGGCCGACGGCGACTTCAACGGCGACTCCGGGACCTTCAGCCTGGGAGACGACGGCGTGGGCGCGACCGTCCACGGCCAGTACGGCGACCTGCTCATCGCCGAGGACGGCTCCTACACCTACACCACCCATGACGGTCTGCCCGCGGGCGACTACACCGAGTCCTTCACCTACCAGGTGTCCGACACGGACGGGGCCGTGGACTACGGCGTGATCGAGGTCAACGCGACCATCAACACCCTGGTCGCCCACGCGGACCTCGGCCACGGGGCCATGGTCACCGATACCCTGGAGCCCGCCTACCAGTGGCAGAGCGGCTGGGGACACGACATCAACTTCGCCAACCAGACCGACGGCAACCCCAACGAATGGCAGACCCTGGCCCACGACATGGGCCTCAAGGTGTCCGCCACCATCGACGGCTTCCCGGCCTGGGTGGGCGAAGTGGAGGGCCTCGGCATCGGCGTGAACACCCCGCTCGTCCCCGACAGCCATGAGATCGAAAACGGCCCGCTGTACCGCGAGGCCCTGACCCTCGAGTTCGGCGACGAGGGCAAGAGCCTGCCCGAGCAGCTCTACCTGATGCTGAACAACGTCGAGACCGGCGAAGACGTGATCTTCACCATCACGGACAGCAACGACCATACGTTCACCGTGCACGTCGGCGCGGGCGGCAACAACGCGACCTATACCGACGGAACGGGCACGGTGGTGCTGACCAAGGCCAATAACAACCAATACTACATCACCGGCAGCCACGGGGACCTCGACGGCTCGGGCGAACTGCTTATCAAGTCCGTGACCATCGGCGGCGCGTGGCACACCCGGTTCTCGCTCAACTACATCAACGCCACCACCGGCGGAGAGTGGGTCCGGAACGGCACCACAGGCGAACTGACCCTGCCGTCCGTGACCGGCTCCCTGTTTGCCAACGTCTACAGCTCGGACGACGCGGCCATGACCGCGGCCATCGTGGGCTCGGGCGTGGGAACATGGGGCACCCTGGAGATCGCGGCCAACGGCGAGTGGACCTACACCCCGAACGAGAACGCCCACTCCATCACCACGAGCGGGCTGACCGAACCCACCGTAGAGCAATTCACCTACCAGGTGACCGACTCCCACGGCCTGACCGACACCGCGACCCTGTACGTCCCGGTCCACGTCAACGCCTCGACCTTCAGCGGCTCGGACGGAGCCGACCAGTTCACCGGCACCGACGGCAGCGACCTGATATACGGCCACGGCGGCAACGACGTCATCAACGGCCATGCGGGCAACGACTTCCTGTACGGCGGTGCGGGCGACGACACCATCGACGGCGGCGCGGGCCACGACTTCATCAGCGGCGGCGACGGCAACGACGTCCTGCACGGCGGGGACGGCAACGACTACCTGTTCGGCGGCAACGGCAACGATGTCCTGTGGGGCGGAGCCGGGAACGACGTCATCCACGCCGGTGCGGGCGACGACACCGTGTTCGTCAGCTCGGGCCACGACACCGTGACCCTGGGCGCGGGCGCGGACACCATCATGGTCGACCCCGGCTACCTGACCGCCGGCCACGGCGGCGGGGACATGACCGTGACCGACTTCAACATCGGCGAGGGCGACCAGCTCGACCTGAGCGGCCTGTCCGGCGGCCTGGTGGACGTCACCTCCGCCGGGGACAGCGGCGACCTGGTGGTGACCATCGGCAACGTGAACCCGGCCGGAGACGACATCACCATCACCCTCCAGGGCGTGCTGCCCCCGTCCCACGACGCGGTCGACCACCAGGTGGACCTGTCCGCCACCGGCGAGGACCTGAACACGGTGATCCAGCACATCATAAACTCCGGGGGGCACTCCTCCTAG
- a CDS encoding TolC family outer membrane protein, which translates to MKKQVLAILILTLSLSVPAFAANGTMTLKDSVVAAVKQHPQIKALLNNRDAVAKAKLSALGRFFPSLDLTGELGKQQYNSAATRIDGTEDHWRSPTDFRATLTQPIFDGFDRWHDFKREGFRLTSAEGRLVDNVETVGLDAVRAHVDVVRLRRLVALAEDNITAHQNLLDSITERVQGGAGNRADEMQAKGRVARAETTLVTYTGELRTAEAQYIRTVGTAPTSLADPQYLPNYIPNQADQILQLSLDNNPKIAVYKAEISVAEQTKGQLESTMYPTVDAYLSSRHTDNLDGVDTYVQDNKAMLRAQWNIFNGTSDYYDVQTAAARIREAQDNLQDTSDDIVRQVASTWADYQSSLSQIEKYQEALQYSLESLDMYLMQFNVGQRSLLDLLDATNEVFTNRVQLETATMNRDYTVYKFLTLEGQLMKTLEIAPDTYENASMETAAK; encoded by the coding sequence ATGAAAAAACAAGTTCTCGCGATTCTCATCCTGACGCTGTCGCTGTCGGTGCCCGCTTTTGCCGCCAACGGCACGATGACGCTCAAGGACAGCGTCGTCGCCGCGGTCAAGCAGCATCCGCAGATCAAGGCGCTCCTGAACAACAGGGACGCCGTGGCCAAGGCCAAACTTTCCGCGCTGGGCCGCTTCTTCCCGTCCCTCGACCTGACCGGCGAGCTCGGCAAGCAGCAGTACAACAGCGCGGCCACCCGCATCGACGGCACCGAGGACCACTGGCGCAGCCCGACCGACTTCCGGGCCACCCTGACCCAGCCCATCTTCGACGGCTTCGACCGCTGGCACGACTTCAAGCGCGAAGGCTTTCGCCTGACCTCGGCCGAAGGCCGCCTGGTGGACAACGTCGAGACCGTGGGCCTGGACGCCGTCCGCGCCCATGTGGATGTGGTCCGCCTGCGCAGGCTGGTCGCCCTGGCCGAAGACAACATCACCGCGCACCAGAACCTGCTCGATTCCATCACCGAACGCGTGCAGGGCGGAGCGGGCAACCGGGCCGACGAGATGCAGGCCAAGGGCCGCGTGGCCCGCGCCGAGACCACCCTGGTCACCTATACCGGCGAGTTGCGCACCGCCGAGGCCCAGTACATCCGCACCGTGGGCACGGCGCCCACTTCCCTGGCCGACCCCCAGTACCTGCCGAACTACATCCCGAACCAGGCCGACCAGATCCTCCAGCTTTCCCTGGACAACAACCCCAAGATCGCCGTGTACAAGGCCGAGATCAGCGTGGCCGAACAGACCAAGGGCCAGCTCGAGTCGACCATGTACCCGACCGTGGACGCCTACCTGTCCTCCCGCCACACCGACAACCTCGACGGCGTGGACACCTATGTCCAGGACAACAAGGCCATGCTGCGCGCCCAGTGGAACATCTTCAACGGCACCAGCGACTACTACGACGTCCAGACCGCCGCCGCGCGCATCCGTGAGGCGCAGGACAACCTTCAGGACACCTCCGACGACATCGTCCGCCAGGTGGCCTCCACCTGGGCCGACTACCAGTCCAGCCTGAGCCAGATCGAGAAGTACCAGGAAGCCTTGCAGTACAGCCTCGAGTCCCTGGACATGTACCTGATGCAGTTCAACGTGGGCCAGCGCTCCCTGCTCGACCTGCTGGACGCCACCAACGAGGTGTTCACCAACCGCGTGCAGCTCGAGACCGCGACCATGAACCGCGACTACACGGTCTACAAGTTCCTGACCCTCGAAGGCCAGCTCATGAAGACCCTGGAAATCGCGCCCGACACCTACGAGAACGCGTCCATGGAAACCGCCGCCAAATAG